In Acanthochromis polyacanthus isolate Apoly-LR-REF ecotype Palm Island chromosome 18, KAUST_Apoly_ChrSc, whole genome shotgun sequence, the following proteins share a genomic window:
- the LOC110970183 gene encoding M-phase phosphoprotein 9, with amino-acid sequence MSTDDSISEDVSSSGALSHCHVSADGDVGKESETSLVSSEGTSASGLAVSEDRHTTSQTTGGTVECRPMDITPACNKIRSLCLSTDEAFEQGKNLPFINPSSLETLRALVQEIQSSGETDPEIWKDCEGRWLHLFQLVEKQYQEQILAQQEQYQCQIQLIQDEIKALVQLQNRQASVQPHTEFSPTPDTKPTTNTKDYIFPLMSSDCTVPKNVPSDNDSLAAPVHTPFSSPSPPLPRSETTNQGEERATTVLSSGYGTLSAWETALEPAGSPGEDEGVGQGRGKHHWSSNFQADADRTVIGCQQDFSNERSLTANEPNPLVYQQKTSGTSQQLTSWAQRQKLRPKKSKAGQPSPQILEYEDPPRNPRESHKQTPLETTDSQNQHRPAGPSSSSFPLRRSDSLMSEASGLTYWRLNESELYRPLPDSFDSGAYLLLQEASMSLTPSQEPRLSLREIYQNKQRTDYKRSDWEGSLTSSPSSPQVLTLDPAVNMRQSDRTSGFTSPSHFSSPSFAAHPHLYPRVGTPVTPDSMVECSPNPGDTDCISDTSSVSAAGPSPSKMHTSWGIVSQAALSTSQEKTQPSHKASQQRRASAPLASEEEGSHTHTSTLKPCSASGASLRPAVSPHMERASSLEDPVVLSLLRQNLREKHSRHVADLKAYYESEIQILRDKLKLRDLPRDLEESNQALTERCKHLEKALAEASNRIQELEGTNSSLEKKLAEWPERYAVAGATVKSLQQRLEESKRSSKEKDALAARLKSRVRQLEEAAQKACRESDEKEARREREYKMLQDLLREYDSLMKEHEGMKNNLVSAENKLVDANDQISELKRVISKLESQVKQLEHENQARARYASHSNTQPSGAGLFHHPDLLLSPTKCKAEPDVTRRRSPCPLSDQLSSGRKSPYHQTSQKSVHKRSPYPSNDQSSGTGSSVDASSAGGSWRCASPPECEQLLSQTRHQEQGIGQAGRRDGSSPLTPMMRALIELEDTRATESRAPWIGNQRTTVGFVERRHKELIQERVGPLQTDREMVKPGGVVAGAERGGPKNSSEAERAATLLRAQRSLSPEGHRSSSLPPPAHRNIPTATPTKRETLLMPLSAKSSPKRCPTENYSTAFGHLMPREEHLLRRCDEEADKRRHSFHSSSPRKRLQFSSADKEEGFQEPQSSGSVNPLDGISQLGWEEQGVAGGPEPPDSGEDSAPLFLDRLQSLAEAEKLFDELTQEKLQIEAALSRMPGAGGRVTLQTRLDEVALENRLERLNRELGSIRMTLKRFHVLRSSANI; translated from the exons ATGTCCACAGATGACAGTATCTCTGAGGATGTGTCCAGCTCGGGGGCTCTGAGCCATTGCCATGTCAGTGCCGATGGGGATGTGGGTAAGGAGAGCGAGACCTCTTTGGTGTCCTCTGAGGGGACATCGGCCTCGGGGCTGGCCGTCTCAGAGGACAGACACACGACCTCCCAGACAACAGGAGGCACTGTGGAGTGCAGGCCCATGGACATCACACCAGCATGCAACAAGATCAG GAGTCTTTGTCTGAGCACAGATGAAGCTTTTGAACAAGGAAAGAACCTCCCATTCATCAACCCAAGCTCCCTCGAGACCCTTAGGGCTTTGGTGCAGGAGATCCAGAGCAGCGGAGAGACAGACCCTGAGATCTGGAAGGATTGCGAG GGTCGATGGTTACATCTGTTTCAGCTGGTTGAAAAGCAATACCAAGAGCAAATACTCGCTCAGCAAGAACAATACCAGTGCCAAATACAG TTGATTCAGGATGAAATTAAGGCTCTGGTTCAGCTCCAGAACCGCCAGGCCAGTGTCCAGCCGCACACAGAGTTCTCTCCAACTCCGGACACCAAACCTACCACGAACACAAAGGACTATATTTTCCCCCTCATGTCCAGTGACTGCACAGTCCCCAAAAATGTGCCCAGTGACAACGACAGCCTGGCAGCCCCTGTCCACACTCCTTTTAGCTCCCCATCACCTCCGCTCCCCAGGTCAGAGACCACCAACCAGGGGGAGGAGCGGGCGACCACAGTGCTCAGCAGTGGATACGGGACTCTCTCTGCCTGGGAAACTGCTTTGGAACCTGCTGGATCTCCAGGAGAAGATGAGGGTGTTGGTCAAGGACGAGGGAAGCATCATTGGTCCTCTAACTTCCAGGCCGATGCAGACAGAACTGTGATTGGGTGCCAGCAGGATTTTTCCAATGAGAGGAGTCTCACAGCAAATGAACCCAACCCATTGGTGTACCAGCAGAAAACTTCTGG CACCAGCCAGCAGCTGACCTCCTGGGCCCAGAGGCAGAAACTCAGGCCCAAGAAGAGCAAAGCAGGACAACCATCTCCCCAAATCCTCGAGTACGAGGATCCTCCTCGCAACCCCCGAGAGTCCCACAAACAAACCCCCCTGGAGACAACGGACTCCCAGAACCAG CATCGACCGGCTGGGCCGTCGTCCAGCTCTTTTCCCCTGAGGAGAAGCGATAGCTTGATGTCTGAGGCATCAG GTCTCACCTATTGGCGTCTGAATGAGAGTGAACTGTATCGCCCCCTGCCGGACAGCTTTGACAGCGGCGCTTACCTCCTTTTGCAAGAGGCGTCCATGAGTCTT ACTCCGTCTCAGGAGCCTCGGCTGTCTCTTAGAGAGATTTACCAGAACAAGCAGAGAACAGACTATAAGCGTTCAGACTGGGAAGGTTCACTTACTTCCAGTCCTTCGTCACCACAG GTGTTGACGTTGGACCCAGCAGTCAACATGCGGCAGTCGGATCGCACGTCCGGCTTCACCTCGCCCTCTCACTTCAGCAGCCCCTCGTTCGCCGCTCACCCCCACCTCTACCCCAGAGTCGGGACGCCCGTGACCCCTGACAGCATGGTGGAGTGCAGTCCCAACCCTGGAGACACTGACTGCATCTCTGATACCTCCAGTGTTTCTGCTGCCGGACCTTCCCCCTCTAAGATGCACACCTCATGGGGAATCGTGTCCCAGGCAGCCCTGTCTACCTCCCAGGAGAAGACCCAGCCCTCCCACAAAGCCAGCCAGCAGCGCAGAGCCAGTGCCCCCTTAGCCAGCGAGGAGGAGGGCAGCCACACCCACACCAGCACCCTGAAGCCTTGTTCAGCCTCTGGTGCTTCTCTGCGGCCGGCAGTCAGTCCTCACATGGAGAGGGCGTCGTCACTAGAGGATCCTGTCGTCCTTTCCCT ACTAAGGCAGAACTTGAGAGAGAAGCACTCTCGACATGTGGCTGACCTGAAAGCTTATTATGAGTCTGAGATCCAAATCCTGCGAGACAAACTCAAACTCAGAGATCTTCCCCGGGATTTAGAGGAGAGCAACCAGGCCCTCACAGAAAG GTGCAAGCATCTAGAAAAAGCTCTGGCTGAGGCCAGCAATCGAATTCAAGAACTGGAGGGAACAAACAGCTCACTGGAGAAAAAACTG GCAGAGTGGCCGGAGCGCTATGCTGTAGCAGGTGCCACTGTAAAATCCCTGCAGCAGCGACTGGAAGAAAGCAAACGTTCGAGCAAAGAGAAGGACGCCCTGGCAGCTCGTTTGAAGAGCCGCGTACGGCAGCTGGAGGAGGCGGCGCAGAAGGCCTGTAGGGAGTCAGACGAGAAGGAGGccaggagggagagagagtacAAGATGCTGCAGGAT CTGCTAAGAGAATATGACTCTCTGATGAAGGAGCATGAAGGAATGAAG aacaACTTGGTGTCGGCAGAGAACAAACTTGTCGATGCCAATGATCAGATATCTGAGTTAAAGAG AGTGATCTCCAAACTGGAGTCCCAGGTGAAGCAGCTGGAGCATGAGAACCAGGCCAGGGCCCGCTATGCTTCCCACAGTAACACTCAACCTTCAGGGGCTGG TCTTTTCCACCATCCGGACCTGCTGCTGTCGCCCACTAAATGCAAGGCAGAGCCTGACGTCACCCGCAGAAGGTCTCCCTGTCCTCTGTCTGACCAGCTGAGCAGCGGCAGAAAATCGCCGTACCATCAAACCAGCCAAAAAAGCGTCCACAAGAGGTCACCGTATCCATCGAACGATCAATCATCAGGAACTGGAAGCTCTGTGGACGCCTCTTCAGCTGGAGGGAgctggag GTGTGCATCTCCTCCCGAGTGTGAGCAGCTTCTGTCTCAGACCAGACACCAGGAGCAGGGCATTGGCCAGGCCGGACGGAGAGACGGATCCAGTCCTTTAACTCCCATGATGAGAGCCCTGATAGAGCTGGAGGACACCAGAGCCACAGAGAGCCGGGCTCCCT GGATCGGCAACCAGAGGACCACAGTTGGGTTTGTGGAGCGGCGACACAAAGAGTTAATTCAGGAGCGAGTCGGGCCTCTTCAGACGGACAGGGAGATGGTCAAACCTGGAGGAGTTGTGGCTGGAGCGGAGCGAGGCGGACCGAAAAACAGCAGTGAAGCAGAAAGAGCTGCGACTCTGCTGAGAGCTCAGAGGAGTCTCTCTCCAGAGGGCCACAGATCTTCATCACTGCCTCCTCCAGCACACCGAAACATTCCCACAGCTACACCCA CAAAAAGGGAGACACTGCTCATGCCCCTGTCTGCCAAGTCCAGCCCTAAACGCTGCCCTACTGAAAACTACTCCACTGCTTTTGGTCACCTGATGCCAAGGGAGGAACATCTGCTCAGAAG GTGTGACGAAGAAGCTGACAAGAGACGTCATTCATTCCACAGCAGCAGTCCAAGGAAGAGACTCCAGTTTTCTTcagcagacaaagaagaag